One segment of Echeneis naucrates chromosome 15, fEcheNa1.1, whole genome shotgun sequence DNA contains the following:
- the bmp5 gene encoding bone morphogenetic protein 5 isoform X3 — MTALTLLGLAWSCLSLLSCAHCGFTDNHVHSSFIYRRLRNHERREIQREILSILGLPHRPRPFSPGKQASSAPLFMLDLYNAMAVEEEEEEEEGQAVQQGAAGKSFGAKAQGHSRKAYYSAQHAGYSRVAQPYRAAPLLGHSPALTSAHDTNFLNDADMVMSFVNLVEKDKDFSHQRRHFKEFRFDLTQIPDGEAVTAAEFRIYKDRSHSRYDNITLKVSIYQVVKEYQNKDAETFLLDSKKVQASDGGWLVFDITATSNHWVMNPQQNLGLQLCVETVDGRSVNIKSAGIIGRNGPQSKQPFLVAFFKASGVLLRSVRAAGGKKKNHNRNKSTNQQESSRAPKTGDYNTSEQKQACKKHELYVSFRDLGWQVHLMFPDNVPKPCCAPTKLNAISVLYFDDSSNVILKKYRNMVVRSCGCH; from the exons ATGACAGCGCTGACACTGCTCGGCCTGGCCTGGAGCTGCCTCAGCCTGCTGTCCTGCGCTCACTGCGGCTTCACTGACAACCATGTGCACTCCAGCTTCATCTACCGGAGGTTGCGCAATCACGAGCGCAGGGAGATCCAGAGAGAGATCCTGTCCATCCTGGGCCTGCCGCACCGGCCCAGGCCCTTCTCTCCGGGGAAGCAGGCGTCCTCCGCGCCGCTCTTCATGCTCGACCTGTACAACGCCATGGccgtggaggaggaggaggaggaggaggagggtcagGCGGTGCAGCAGGGCGCAGCCGGGAAGAGCTTCGGTGCCAAGGCTCAAGGGCACTCCAGGAAGGCTTACTACAGCGCCCAGCACGCCGGGTACTCCCGGGTGGCTCAGCCCTACAGAGCGGCCCCTCTGCTGGGCCACAGCCCCGCTCTCACCTCGGCGCACGACACCAACTTCCTGAATGACGCCGACATGGTGATGAGCTTTGTCAATCTGG tgGAGAAAGATAAAGATTTTTCTCACCAACGAAGACACTTCAAGGAGTTCCGTTTCGATCTGACTCAGATCCCAGACGGAGAGGCAGTGACTGCTGCAGAGTTTCGGATCTATAAGGACCGCAGTCATTCCCGTTACGACAATATTACTCTGAAGGTTTCCATATATCAAGTCGTCAAGGAGTATCAAAACAA AGATGCGGAAACGTTCTTGCTTGACTCCAAGAAGGTCCAGGCCTCCGACGGGGGCTGGCTGGTGTTTGACATCACGGCCACCAGTAACCACTGGGTGATGAACCCACAGCAGAACTTgggcctgcagctctgtgtggaGACTGTAGATG GACGGAGTGTCAACATAAAATCTGCTGGAATCATTGGGAGGAACGGGCCACAGTCCAAGCAGCCCTTCCTGGTTGCCTTTTTCAAGGCCAGCGGGGTGTTACTTCGCTctgtcagagctgctggtggGAAGAAAAAGAACCACAATCGCAATAAATCCACCAATCAACAAGAATCGTCCAGGGCGCCAAAAACTGGTG ATTATAACACCAGCGAACAGAAACAAGCCTGTAAGAAGCATGAACTTTACGTCAGCTTTCGAGATCTGGGGTGGCAG GTCCATTTAATGTTTCCTGACAATGTGCCAAAGCCATGCTGTGCCCCGACCAAACTCAACGCAATATCAGTCCTTTACTTCGATGACAGCTCAAACGTTATCCtcaagaaatacagaaatatggTAGTTCGGTCTTGTGGCTGCCATTAG
- the bmp5 gene encoding bone morphogenetic protein 5 isoform X4, translating into MTALTLLGLAWSCLSLLSCAHCGFTDNHVHSSFIYRRLRNHERREIQREILSILGLPHRPRPFSPGKQASSAPLFMLDLYNAMAVEEEEEGVAQPYRAAPLLGHSPALTSAHDTNFLNDADMVMSFVNLVEKDKDFSHQRRHFKEFRFDLTQIPDGEAVTAAEFRIYKDRSHSRYDNITLKVSIYQVVKEYQNKDAETFLLDSKKVQASDGGWLVFDITATSNHWVMNPQQNLGLQLCVETVDGRSVNIKSAGIIGRNGPQSKQPFLVAFFKASGVLLRSVRAAGGKKKNHNRNKSTNQQESSRAPKTGDYNTSEQKQACKKHELYVSFRDLGWQDWIIAPEGYAAFYCDGECSFPLNAHMNATNHAIVQTLVHLMFPDNVPKPCCAPTKLNAISVLYFDDSSNVILKKYRNMVVRSCGCH; encoded by the exons ATGACAGCGCTGACACTGCTCGGCCTGGCCTGGAGCTGCCTCAGCCTGCTGTCCTGCGCTCACTGCGGCTTCACTGACAACCATGTGCACTCCAGCTTCATCTACCGGAGGTTGCGCAATCACGAGCGCAGGGAGATCCAGAGAGAGATCCTGTCCATCCTGGGCCTGCCGCACCGGCCCAGGCCCTTCTCTCCGGGGAAGCAGGCGTCCTCCGCGCCGCTCTTCATGCTCGACCTGTACAACGCCATGGccgtggaggaggaggaggagg GGGTGGCTCAGCCCTACAGAGCGGCCCCTCTGCTGGGCCACAGCCCCGCTCTCACCTCGGCGCACGACACCAACTTCCTGAATGACGCCGACATGGTGATGAGCTTTGTCAATCTGG tgGAGAAAGATAAAGATTTTTCTCACCAACGAAGACACTTCAAGGAGTTCCGTTTCGATCTGACTCAGATCCCAGACGGAGAGGCAGTGACTGCTGCAGAGTTTCGGATCTATAAGGACCGCAGTCATTCCCGTTACGACAATATTACTCTGAAGGTTTCCATATATCAAGTCGTCAAGGAGTATCAAAACAA AGATGCGGAAACGTTCTTGCTTGACTCCAAGAAGGTCCAGGCCTCCGACGGGGGCTGGCTGGTGTTTGACATCACGGCCACCAGTAACCACTGGGTGATGAACCCACAGCAGAACTTgggcctgcagctctgtgtggaGACTGTAGATG GACGGAGTGTCAACATAAAATCTGCTGGAATCATTGGGAGGAACGGGCCACAGTCCAAGCAGCCCTTCCTGGTTGCCTTTTTCAAGGCCAGCGGGGTGTTACTTCGCTctgtcagagctgctggtggGAAGAAAAAGAACCACAATCGCAATAAATCCACCAATCAACAAGAATCGTCCAGGGCGCCAAAAACTGGTG ATTATAACACCAGCGAACAGAAACAAGCCTGTAAGAAGCATGAACTTTACGTCAGCTTTCGAGATCTGGGGTGGCAG GATTGGATCATTGCCCCTGAGGGCTATGCTGCTTTTTACTGTGATGGCGAATGCTCGTTTCCACTCAACGCACACATGAACGCAACAAATCATGCAATAGTGCAAACCCTG GTCCATTTAATGTTTCCTGACAATGTGCCAAAGCCATGCTGTGCCCCGACCAAACTCAACGCAATATCAGTCCTTTACTTCGATGACAGCTCAAACGTTATCCtcaagaaatacagaaatatggTAGTTCGGTCTTGTGGCTGCCATTAG
- the bmp5 gene encoding bone morphogenetic protein 5 isoform X2: MTALTLLGLAWSCLSLLSCAHCGFTDNHVHSSFIYRRLRNHERREIQREILSILGLPHRPRPFSPGKQASSAPLFMLDLYNAMAVEEEEEEEEGQAVQQGAAGKSFGAKAQGHSRKAYYSAQHAGPALTSAHDTNFLNDADMVMSFVNLVEKDKDFSHQRRHFKEFRFDLTQIPDGEAVTAAEFRIYKDRSHSRYDNITLKVSIYQVVKEYQNKDAETFLLDSKKVQASDGGWLVFDITATSNHWVMNPQQNLGLQLCVETVDGRSVNIKSAGIIGRNGPQSKQPFLVAFFKASGVLLRSVRAAGGKKKNHNRNKSTNQQESSRAPKTGDYNTSEQKQACKKHELYVSFRDLGWQDWIIAPEGYAAFYCDGECSFPLNAHMNATNHAIVQTLVHLMFPDNVPKPCCAPTKLNAISVLYFDDSSNVILKKYRNMVVRSCGCH; this comes from the exons ATGACAGCGCTGACACTGCTCGGCCTGGCCTGGAGCTGCCTCAGCCTGCTGTCCTGCGCTCACTGCGGCTTCACTGACAACCATGTGCACTCCAGCTTCATCTACCGGAGGTTGCGCAATCACGAGCGCAGGGAGATCCAGAGAGAGATCCTGTCCATCCTGGGCCTGCCGCACCGGCCCAGGCCCTTCTCTCCGGGGAAGCAGGCGTCCTCCGCGCCGCTCTTCATGCTCGACCTGTACAACGCCATGGccgtggaggaggaggaggaggaggaggagggtcagGCGGTGCAGCAGGGCGCAGCCGGGAAGAGCTTCGGTGCCAAGGCTCAAGGGCACTCCAGGAAGGCTTACTACAGCGCCCAGCACGCCGG CCCCGCTCTCACCTCGGCGCACGACACCAACTTCCTGAATGACGCCGACATGGTGATGAGCTTTGTCAATCTGG tgGAGAAAGATAAAGATTTTTCTCACCAACGAAGACACTTCAAGGAGTTCCGTTTCGATCTGACTCAGATCCCAGACGGAGAGGCAGTGACTGCTGCAGAGTTTCGGATCTATAAGGACCGCAGTCATTCCCGTTACGACAATATTACTCTGAAGGTTTCCATATATCAAGTCGTCAAGGAGTATCAAAACAA AGATGCGGAAACGTTCTTGCTTGACTCCAAGAAGGTCCAGGCCTCCGACGGGGGCTGGCTGGTGTTTGACATCACGGCCACCAGTAACCACTGGGTGATGAACCCACAGCAGAACTTgggcctgcagctctgtgtggaGACTGTAGATG GACGGAGTGTCAACATAAAATCTGCTGGAATCATTGGGAGGAACGGGCCACAGTCCAAGCAGCCCTTCCTGGTTGCCTTTTTCAAGGCCAGCGGGGTGTTACTTCGCTctgtcagagctgctggtggGAAGAAAAAGAACCACAATCGCAATAAATCCACCAATCAACAAGAATCGTCCAGGGCGCCAAAAACTGGTG ATTATAACACCAGCGAACAGAAACAAGCCTGTAAGAAGCATGAACTTTACGTCAGCTTTCGAGATCTGGGGTGGCAG GATTGGATCATTGCCCCTGAGGGCTATGCTGCTTTTTACTGTGATGGCGAATGCTCGTTTCCACTCAACGCACACATGAACGCAACAAATCATGCAATAGTGCAAACCCTG GTCCATTTAATGTTTCCTGACAATGTGCCAAAGCCATGCTGTGCCCCGACCAAACTCAACGCAATATCAGTCCTTTACTTCGATGACAGCTCAAACGTTATCCtcaagaaatacagaaatatggTAGTTCGGTCTTGTGGCTGCCATTAG
- the bmp5 gene encoding bone morphogenetic protein 5 isoform X1, with protein MTALTLLGLAWSCLSLLSCAHCGFTDNHVHSSFIYRRLRNHERREIQREILSILGLPHRPRPFSPGKQASSAPLFMLDLYNAMAVEEEEEEEEGQAVQQGAAGKSFGAKAQGHSRKAYYSAQHAGYSRVAQPYRAAPLLGHSPALTSAHDTNFLNDADMVMSFVNLVEKDKDFSHQRRHFKEFRFDLTQIPDGEAVTAAEFRIYKDRSHSRYDNITLKVSIYQVVKEYQNKDAETFLLDSKKVQASDGGWLVFDITATSNHWVMNPQQNLGLQLCVETVDGRSVNIKSAGIIGRNGPQSKQPFLVAFFKASGVLLRSVRAAGGKKKNHNRNKSTNQQESSRAPKTGDYNTSEQKQACKKHELYVSFRDLGWQDWIIAPEGYAAFYCDGECSFPLNAHMNATNHAIVQTLVHLMFPDNVPKPCCAPTKLNAISVLYFDDSSNVILKKYRNMVVRSCGCH; from the exons ATGACAGCGCTGACACTGCTCGGCCTGGCCTGGAGCTGCCTCAGCCTGCTGTCCTGCGCTCACTGCGGCTTCACTGACAACCATGTGCACTCCAGCTTCATCTACCGGAGGTTGCGCAATCACGAGCGCAGGGAGATCCAGAGAGAGATCCTGTCCATCCTGGGCCTGCCGCACCGGCCCAGGCCCTTCTCTCCGGGGAAGCAGGCGTCCTCCGCGCCGCTCTTCATGCTCGACCTGTACAACGCCATGGccgtggaggaggaggaggaggaggaggagggtcagGCGGTGCAGCAGGGCGCAGCCGGGAAGAGCTTCGGTGCCAAGGCTCAAGGGCACTCCAGGAAGGCTTACTACAGCGCCCAGCACGCCGGGTACTCCCGGGTGGCTCAGCCCTACAGAGCGGCCCCTCTGCTGGGCCACAGCCCCGCTCTCACCTCGGCGCACGACACCAACTTCCTGAATGACGCCGACATGGTGATGAGCTTTGTCAATCTGG tgGAGAAAGATAAAGATTTTTCTCACCAACGAAGACACTTCAAGGAGTTCCGTTTCGATCTGACTCAGATCCCAGACGGAGAGGCAGTGACTGCTGCAGAGTTTCGGATCTATAAGGACCGCAGTCATTCCCGTTACGACAATATTACTCTGAAGGTTTCCATATATCAAGTCGTCAAGGAGTATCAAAACAA AGATGCGGAAACGTTCTTGCTTGACTCCAAGAAGGTCCAGGCCTCCGACGGGGGCTGGCTGGTGTTTGACATCACGGCCACCAGTAACCACTGGGTGATGAACCCACAGCAGAACTTgggcctgcagctctgtgtggaGACTGTAGATG GACGGAGTGTCAACATAAAATCTGCTGGAATCATTGGGAGGAACGGGCCACAGTCCAAGCAGCCCTTCCTGGTTGCCTTTTTCAAGGCCAGCGGGGTGTTACTTCGCTctgtcagagctgctggtggGAAGAAAAAGAACCACAATCGCAATAAATCCACCAATCAACAAGAATCGTCCAGGGCGCCAAAAACTGGTG ATTATAACACCAGCGAACAGAAACAAGCCTGTAAGAAGCATGAACTTTACGTCAGCTTTCGAGATCTGGGGTGGCAG GATTGGATCATTGCCCCTGAGGGCTATGCTGCTTTTTACTGTGATGGCGAATGCTCGTTTCCACTCAACGCACACATGAACGCAACAAATCATGCAATAGTGCAAACCCTG GTCCATTTAATGTTTCCTGACAATGTGCCAAAGCCATGCTGTGCCCCGACCAAACTCAACGCAATATCAGTCCTTTACTTCGATGACAGCTCAAACGTTATCCtcaagaaatacagaaatatggTAGTTCGGTCTTGTGGCTGCCATTAG